In the Pontibacillus sp. HMF3514 genome, GGAATAAGTGTCATTATTGCAGGGGCAGGTGGTGCTGCACATCTTCCAGGTATGGTTGCTTCAAAAACAACATTGCCGGTCATTGGTGTTCCAGTTCAAACAAAAATAGATGGGTGGGATTCACTCTTATCTATCGTTCAAATGCCTGGTGGCGTTCCAGTTGCAACGGTAGCGATTGGAGCTTCTGGAGCGAAAAATGCAGGAATCCTAGCGGCAGAAATCATTAGCGTTTTTGATACAAACGTTGCGGAGAAGCTCGAAGCTTATCGCCAAGAACTTCAACAACGCGTTCAAGAAATGAGGGAATCATTGCATGAACAATCCTAATATAAATCCAGGACAAACAATAGGAATTTTAGGTGGCGGCCAACTTGGCAAAATGATGGCACTTTCTGCAAAAGAAATGGGGTATCGCATAGCTGTTTTAGATCCTGCACCTTACGGACCGTGTGCCCAAGTTGCTGATCAACACATCCAAGCTTCTTTTGATGATCGGAAAGCTGTTCTTCAGTTAGCTGAGGTGAGCGATGTCATCACATATGAATTTGAAAATGTGGACCTCACGTTGGCAGAAGAACTAGAAGCGAAAGGAAAATTACCACAGGGAGCAAATGCCCTTCGAATTACGCAGGATCGAATAGAAGAAAAGCGTGCTATGGAAGAAGCGGGAGTTCCAGTAGCTCCTTATCGTGTCGTTCAACACCCGGAGGAGTTAGATCATGTTGTAGAAGAACTCGGTTTTCCTTGCGTAATCAAAACAACGCGAGGAGGTTATGACGGCAAAGGCCAATTGAAATTAAGCTCTTCACAAGATCTTGAGCAAGGGAGAGCTTTTGTGAATGTTCATCCTTTCTGTGTCGTAGAAGCATGGCTTCCTTTTGATCAAGAAGTGTCTGTAGTGATGACAAGAGGGGGAGACGGTGAGCTTGAGTTGTTCCCAGTTCCAGAGAATGAACATGAACACCATATTTTAAAAAGAAGTATAGTGCCTGCGAGAATATCAGAAACATTACTTGAAAAAGCCCAAAATGCGGCTCGCTACATAGCCGATCACCTTCAATTCATCGGAACGTTTGCAGTTGAGATGTTTGTCGTGGGTGAGGAGATTTATGTGAATGAAATGGCACCACGTCCACATAACTCTGGTCACTTTACGATAGAAGGATGTAATGTATCCCAGTTTGATCAGCATATCAGAGCGATATGTGGGCTTCCTTTATTAAAAATAAACAGACCTTATGCTTCTGTTATGACGAACCTCTTAGGTGATGAAGTTAACAAGGTTATTCAGGAAAAACGTTATTTCCAAGATGCACATGTTCATTTATATGGAAAAGACAAAGTAACAGAGAAGCGGAAAATGGGACACATAACGGTATTGGGCACTTCTTTAGACGAAGCGCTTGAGAAGGCAGAGGTTTTCAATTTTTCAGAGGTCTTGATAAACCAAAAGGGGTGACGGTAATGAGGGGATCATTGCTTTATGAAGGAAAAGCTAAAAAAGTGTACACAATGCTAGGTGAAGAGTTTCAACTTATTTTGGAATATAAAGATGAGGCAACAGCATTTAACGGTGAAAAATATAAAATGTTTCGAGGGAAAGGTCGTTTAAATAACTTGATCTCTTCGAAAGTCTTTCAATATTTGCATATGAAGGGAATCCAGACTCATTTTATAGAGACCCTTTCAGATACAGAACAAATGGTTTCCCATACAAGGATTATTCCATTAGAGGTGGTTGTGCGTAATGTTGCTGCAGGCAGTTTATCTAGGAGACTTGGAATAAAGGAAGGTACAATCTTAGAGCCTGCATTAGTTGAATTCTATTACAAAGAGGATGAGCTACAGGATCCCCTTATAAATGATGAACATGCTACTTACTTAACAGGCTTGAGTCAAGAAGATTTAGAAGGCATTAAGAAGGATGCGCAAGCGATAAACGCTCATTTGAAATCTTTCTTTGATGAAGCAGACCTTAAGCTGATCGATTTTAAATTGGAATTTGGAAAGTTACATGATGGATCTATTGTTCTAGCAGACGAAATTTCACCAGATACGTGTCGCTTATGGGATAAGAAAACGAACCGCAAGATGGATAAAGATGTGTTCCGTGAAGATATTGAAGATCTGGTTGAAATCTATGAAACCATATTGAAGCGATTGGAGGCGAAGGTACATGTATAAAGTGCAGGTGTATGTAACATTAAAAGAAGGCGTTTTGGATCCACAAGGGAAAGAAGTAAGAGGTTCACTCCTTTCGATGGATTATGATGAAGTTCAAGAAGTACGTGTTGGAAAGTATATTGAATTGTTTATAGAGGAGACAGAAAACCTGGATCAAAGAATTGATAGCATGATTGATCAGTTGCTTGCTAATCCTGTGATAGAGGATTATCGCTATGAGGTCGAGGAGGTTGTGACCAATTGAAATTCGCTGTGATTGTGTTTCCTGGATCGAATTGTGATCGTGATATGTATCATGCCGTCCAAGAAGGTATTGGAGAAGAAGTACATTTTGTTCGCCATACTGAATCCGACCTTACTTCTTTTGACGGCATTCTACTGCCTGGTGGTTTTTCTCACGGAGATTATCTTCGGTCTGGAGCTATGGCGGCCACTTCCCCTATTATATCTGCCATAAAAGAAGAAGCGGAAAAAGGTAAACCCGTATTAGGGGTGTGCAATGGATTTCAAGTTTTACTAGAGGCAGGCCTTTTACCTGGAGCCATGCTATCAAATGAAGGTCAGCGATTTATTTGCCGTACAGTTGAGTTGCGTGTTGAGAACAACAATAGCGTTTTTACCAACTCATATGAAAAGGATCAGACCATTCATATTCCAATTGCTCATGGAGACGGAAACTATTTTTGTGATGAGGAAACGTATAAGAGTCTCAGAGATCAAGAGAGAATCTTATTCACATACGAGGATAACCCGAACGGTTCTGCCCATAACATCGCGGGGATCTCAAATGAACAAGGAAATGTTCTCGGTATGATGCCACACCCTGAACGAGCTGTAGAGAGATTACTAGGCTCTGTTGACGGCTTAAAGTTATTTCAATCCATTGTGAAGAGTTGGAGGGAAGCACATGCAGTCCATACTTGAGCTAACACCAGCGTATATCGCTGAGCAAAAAATATATAAGGACATGGGGTTATCGGATGCTGAGTTTTTATCTATACAAAACATTCTTGGACGCAATCCAAACTATACAGAAACAGGATTGTTTTCCGTCATGTGGTCGGAACATTGTAGCTATAAAAATTCGAAACCTCTATTGAAGAAGTTTCCCACAACGGCTCCACATGTTCTACAAGGTCCTGGAGAAGGAGCAGGGATTGTGGATATCGGTGACAATCAGGCGGTGGTTTTCAAAATAGAGAGCCATAACCACCCTTCAGCAATAGAACCATATCAGGGTGCTGCTACTGGCGTTGGAGGCATTTTACGAGATGTTTTCTCTATGGGTGCTCGTCCGATTGCTTTACTTAACTCCTTACGTTTTGGCGAGTTGACTTCTGAGCGTGTGAAGTATTTATTTCGTGAAGTAGTCCATGGAATATCAGGTTACGGGAACTGTGTTGGAGTTCCAACTGTTGGCGGTGAAGTTCAGTTTGATGACTGTTATGAGGGCAATCCACTTGTGAATGCCATGTGCGTTGGGTTAATCGATCAAAAAGGTATACAGAAGGGGATTGCGAAAGGGATCGGCAATACGGTGATGTATGCTGGAGCACCAACAGGGCGAGATGGGATTCATGGAGCTACGTTTGCATCTGAAGAGCTCTCTGAAGAGTCAGAGAGTAAACGTCCATCTGTTCAAGTCGGCGATCCTTTCATGGAGAAGCTTTTGATTGAAGCGTGCCTTGAAGTGACGCAGTGTGATGCTTTGGTGGGAATGCAAGATATGGGGGCAGCGGGCCTTACGTCTTCATCTAGTGAGATGGCGAGTAAATCAGGGACAGGAATCGAGATGAACCTGGATAGAATTCCGCAGCGTGAGCAGAACATGACGCCTTATGAACTGATGCTTTCAGAGTCACAAGAACGCATGCTACTCATTGTGGAAAAAGGACGTGAGCATGAAATTGAAGCAACTTTTGAAAAGCACGGATTGCATGCTGTCTCTGTTGGTGAGGTGATTGAGGACCGTGTGCTACGCCTGACTCATCAAGATGAAGTCGTAGCGGATGTTCCGGTTGACTCCTTGGCTGAGGATGCACCTGTTTATCACCAACCGTCAAAAGAGCCAGCGTACTTTTCCACATTTCAAAACATGGAACCCTATTATCCACATGTGGACAACACGGAAGAAACACTAATGGATTTATTGAAACAATCCACAATCGCAAGTAAGGAATGGGTCTATGACCAATACGATACCATGGTTCAAACGAACACGGTAGTTGCACCAGGTTCAGATGCTGCAGTTTTGCGTATTAAAGGAACGAACAAAGCTATTGCGATGACCACAGATTGTAATTCTCGCTATATTTATTTAGACCCAAATACGGGTGGGAAAATCGCAGTGGCTGAAGCGGCTCGCAATATTATTTGTTCAGGTGGAAAACCGTTAGCATTAACGGATTGTTTAAACTTTGGTAACCCAGAAATTCCGGAATACTTTTGGCAAATGGAGCATGCAGTGGAAGGGATGAGTCGTGCTTGTGAATCGTTATCCACACCTGTAATCAGCGGAAATGTTTCGCTTTATAATGGTTCCAATCAGCAATCGATTTTCCCAACTCCTGTAGTCGGTATGGTGGGTCTTATTGAAGATCTGGAACATGTAACGCGACAAAGCTTTCAAAAGCCTGGAGATCTTATATATGTCATGGGTGAGGCTCAACCTGAGTTTGGAGGAAGTGAGCTGCAAAAGCTTCGAGAAGGACGGTACTTTGGAAAAGCTCCACACCTTGATTTAGAAATTGAACAAAAAAGACAAGAACAACTTTTACAGGCT is a window encoding:
- the purC gene encoding phosphoribosylaminoimidazolesuccinocarboxamide synthase, coding for MRGSLLYEGKAKKVYTMLGEEFQLILEYKDEATAFNGEKYKMFRGKGRLNNLISSKVFQYLHMKGIQTHFIETLSDTEQMVSHTRIIPLEVVVRNVAAGSLSRRLGIKEGTILEPALVEFYYKEDELQDPLINDEHATYLTGLSQEDLEGIKKDAQAINAHLKSFFDEADLKLIDFKLEFGKLHDGSIVLADEISPDTCRLWDKKTNRKMDKDVFREDIEDLVEIYETILKRLEAKVHV
- the purQ gene encoding phosphoribosylformylglycinamidine synthase subunit PurQ; protein product: MKFAVIVFPGSNCDRDMYHAVQEGIGEEVHFVRHTESDLTSFDGILLPGGFSHGDYLRSGAMAATSPIISAIKEEAEKGKPVLGVCNGFQVLLEAGLLPGAMLSNEGQRFICRTVELRVENNNSVFTNSYEKDQTIHIPIAHGDGNYFCDEETYKSLRDQERILFTYEDNPNGSAHNIAGISNEQGNVLGMMPHPERAVERLLGSVDGLKLFQSIVKSWREAHAVHT
- the purE gene encoding 5-(carboxyamino)imidazole ribonucleotide mutase, with protein sequence MAKVGVIMGSLSDWETMKPACEMLEEFQIEYEKDIVSAHRTPDDMINYAETARDRGISVIIAGAGGAAHLPGMVASKTTLPVIGVPVQTKIDGWDSLLSIVQMPGGVPVATVAIGASGAKNAGILAAEIISVFDTNVAEKLEAYRQELQQRVQEMRESLHEQS
- the purL gene encoding phosphoribosylformylglycinamidine synthase subunit PurL, which produces MQSILELTPAYIAEQKIYKDMGLSDAEFLSIQNILGRNPNYTETGLFSVMWSEHCSYKNSKPLLKKFPTTAPHVLQGPGEGAGIVDIGDNQAVVFKIESHNHPSAIEPYQGAATGVGGILRDVFSMGARPIALLNSLRFGELTSERVKYLFREVVHGISGYGNCVGVPTVGGEVQFDDCYEGNPLVNAMCVGLIDQKGIQKGIAKGIGNTVMYAGAPTGRDGIHGATFASEELSEESESKRPSVQVGDPFMEKLLIEACLEVTQCDALVGMQDMGAAGLTSSSSEMASKSGTGIEMNLDRIPQREQNMTPYELMLSESQERMLLIVEKGREHEIEATFEKHGLHAVSVGEVIEDRVLRLTHQDEVVADVPVDSLAEDAPVYHQPSKEPAYFSTFQNMEPYYPHVDNTEETLMDLLKQSTIASKEWVYDQYDTMVQTNTVVAPGSDAAVLRIKGTNKAIAMTTDCNSRYIYLDPNTGGKIAVAEAARNIICSGGKPLALTDCLNFGNPEIPEYFWQMEHAVEGMSRACESLSTPVISGNVSLYNGSNQQSIFPTPVVGMVGLIEDLEHVTRQSFQKPGDLIYVMGEAQPEFGGSELQKLREGRYFGKAPHLDLEIEQKRQEQLLQAIQSGVVQSAHDIAEGGLAVALAECLFDQELGCDVALSGDIGTELFSETQSRFVVSVSKEDASDFEKMVDDARLIGTVKDESNMSINHNDTPILNLPTHELKQAWKEAIPCQLKSKG
- the purK gene encoding 5-(carboxyamino)imidazole ribonucleotide synthase, translated to MNNPNINPGQTIGILGGGQLGKMMALSAKEMGYRIAVLDPAPYGPCAQVADQHIQASFDDRKAVLQLAEVSDVITYEFENVDLTLAEELEAKGKLPQGANALRITQDRIEEKRAMEEAGVPVAPYRVVQHPEELDHVVEELGFPCVIKTTRGGYDGKGQLKLSSSQDLEQGRAFVNVHPFCVVEAWLPFDQEVSVVMTRGGDGELELFPVPENEHEHHILKRSIVPARISETLLEKAQNAARYIADHLQFIGTFAVEMFVVGEEIYVNEMAPRPHNSGHFTIEGCNVSQFDQHIRAICGLPLLKINRPYASVMTNLLGDEVNKVIQEKRYFQDAHVHLYGKDKVTEKRKMGHITVLGTSLDEALEKAEVFNFSEVLINQKG
- the purS gene encoding phosphoribosylformylglycinamidine synthase subunit PurS yields the protein MYKVQVYVTLKEGVLDPQGKEVRGSLLSMDYDEVQEVRVGKYIELFIEETENLDQRIDSMIDQLLANPVIEDYRYEVEEVVTN